A genome region from Vallitalea okinawensis includes the following:
- the uxuA gene encoding mannonate dehydratase, with protein MKMTFRWYGDNDPVTLDHIRQIPGMKGIVSAIYDIPVGEAWPMEKIMALKDKIEAKGLTLEVIESVPVHEDIKLGLPSRETYIENYCITLRRLAEAGVEVVCYNFMPVFDWTRSELEYVLEDGSNALIYKDETVEKMNPLSGDLELPGWDTSYTKEGLKALLESYQAITEEDLWNNLRYFLEKVIAVADEVGIKMAIHPDDPPWSIFGLPRIITNKENLERFVNLVDSPNNGLTLCSGSLGVAGFNDIPEIIRYFGSKGRIHFGHIRNVKITGEQSFEESAHPSEYGSLDVYEIMKAYHDVGFDGPIRPDHGRMIWGETGRPGYGLYDRALGATYLKGLWEAIDKSNKRG; from the coding sequence ATGAAGATGACATTTAGATGGTACGGGGATAATGATCCTGTTACATTGGATCACATTCGTCAAATACCGGGCATGAAAGGAATTGTCTCTGCAATATATGATATACCTGTTGGTGAAGCATGGCCGATGGAAAAGATCATGGCGTTAAAGGATAAGATTGAAGCCAAAGGATTAACTTTAGAAGTTATTGAAAGTGTTCCTGTTCATGAAGATATAAAATTAGGATTACCAAGTAGAGAGACATATATAGAAAATTATTGCATCACATTAAGACGACTTGCAGAAGCTGGCGTTGAGGTAGTTTGTTATAACTTTATGCCTGTTTTTGACTGGACACGATCAGAGTTAGAATATGTTCTTGAAGACGGTTCTAATGCTCTTATCTATAAAGATGAGACTGTGGAAAAGATGAATCCTCTTAGTGGTGATCTTGAGTTACCTGGGTGGGATACCAGCTATACCAAAGAAGGGTTAAAGGCTTTATTAGAGAGTTATCAAGCGATAACAGAAGAAGATTTATGGAATAACCTTCGTTATTTCCTTGAGAAGGTAATTGCAGTAGCAGATGAAGTCGGCATCAAGATGGCTATACATCCTGATGATCCACCATGGTCAATTTTTGGTTTGCCACGTATTATTACGAATAAAGAGAATCTAGAGCGTTTTGTCAATTTAGTGGATAGTCCTAATAACGGTTTAACATTGTGTTCTGGATCATTGGGCGTTGCTGGATTCAATGATATTCCAGAGATCATACGTTATTTTGGTTCAAAAGGTAGAATTCATTTTGGACATATCCGTAATGTAAAAATTACTGGTGAACAGTCATTTGAAGAATCAGCTCATCCTTCAGAATATGGTTCATTAGATGTTTATGAAATAATGAAAGCATATCATGATGTAGGGTTTGACGGGCCTATTCGTCCAGATCATGGTCGAATGATTTGGGGAGAAACAGGTCGTCCAGGCTATGGACTATATGATAGAGCTTTAGGAGCAACCTATTTAAAGGGATTATGGGAAGCAATTGATAAATCAAATAAAAGGGGGTAA
- a CDS encoding DUF4004 family protein has translation MEREMISKKDLLELKGISYGQLYRWKRKKLLPEEWFVKKSSYTGQETFFPKEAVLKRIDMIIDLKDRYSLDELADIFSANSKKVSITRDDLATTRYFSQYTLELLKDEEMLSFSVIAKCIILEEFKRHMDIPNEKGNEIWNLLSKMDLDNKHYIVFMSNQEQILIKEESAEIYYEQDFGFREFFNSYQCKERVDEIVESLGGMSNE, from the coding sequence ATGGAAAGAGAAATGATTTCAAAAAAAGATTTATTAGAGCTAAAAGGGATTTCCTACGGTCAGCTATACAGGTGGAAGAGGAAAAAATTATTACCGGAAGAGTGGTTTGTGAAAAAGTCTAGTTATACAGGTCAGGAGACTTTCTTTCCAAAAGAAGCCGTTTTAAAGCGTATTGATATGATTATTGATTTGAAAGATAGATATTCTTTAGATGAACTTGCAGATATTTTCTCGGCCAATAGTAAAAAAGTTTCAATAACAAGAGATGATTTAGCAACAACGCGTTATTTTAGTCAGTATACTCTAGAACTCTTGAAAGATGAAGAAATGCTTAGTTTTAGTGTTATAGCCAAGTGCATTATACTGGAAGAGTTTAAACGTCATATGGATATTCCTAATGAAAAGGGGAATGAAATTTGGAACTTACTAAGTAAGATGGATCTAGATAATAAACATTATATTGTCTTTATGAGTAATCAAGAACAAATTTTAATTAAAGAAGAGTCCGCAGAAATATACTATGAGCAAGATTTTGGTTTTAGAGAATTTTTTAATTCTTATCAATGTAAAGAACGAGTAGACGAAATAGTAGAAAGCCTTGGAGGTATGTCAAATGAGTGA
- a CDS encoding collagen-like domain-containing protein → MKKIGHKDQVEHEDRLAINKLTKVNSNELAKVNNNMLHDQQNSNPLVKRGSKEETVSQGEKGPKGDTGPQGEKGPKGDMGPQGDRGPKGDVGLQGDRGPKGDMGSQGDRGPKGDVGLQGDRGPKGDLGPKGEKGDSGEFIGKGSLMAWEKFINHLLTLNIVTVDFCTTTQKPCYINNPLSPIENFMIEIGDFIIPIWQLIGIKLTVRADEITDDELLNGLIILPQYSFSECEYFFRQRLQQLQANEIIININTLGDQYYFNINKVMIVGIGIGIILVKPLDLTTDHDYFALSISKIASIEKYKEKRGLTSEM, encoded by the coding sequence ATGAAAAAAATAGGTCATAAAGATCAGGTAGAACATGAAGATCGTTTAGCAATTAACAAGTTAACAAAAGTAAATTCAAATGAATTAGCAAAAGTAAATAATAATATGTTACATGATCAACAGAATTCAAACCCTCTAGTTAAAAGAGGGTCTAAAGAAGAGACTGTATCTCAAGGTGAGAAAGGTCCTAAAGGGGATACCGGACCACAAGGTGAGAAAGGTCCTAAAGGCGACATGGGGCCACAAGGTGATAGAGGTCCTAAAGGCGATGTGGGACTACAAGGTGATAGAGGTCCTAAAGGCGATATGGGGTCACAAGGTGATAGAGGTCCTAAAGGCGATGTGGGACTACAAGGTGATAGAGGTCCTAAAGGTGATCTGGGACCTAAAGGTGAAAAGGGTGATTCCGGTGAATTTATAGGCAAAGGGAGTTTAATGGCTTGGGAAAAATTTATAAACCATTTGCTAACTTTAAATATTGTAACTGTTGATTTTTGTACTACTACTCAAAAACCTTGCTACATAAATAATCCTTTAAGTCCCATTGAAAATTTTATGATTGAGATTGGTGACTTTATCATACCTATCTGGCAATTGATTGGTATAAAACTTACAGTTCGAGCAGATGAAATTACTGATGATGAGTTACTAAATGGGCTTATTATATTACCACAATACTCTTTTAGTGAATGTGAGTATTTTTTTAGACAGAGGCTTCAACAGCTACAAGCAAATGAAATCATTATTAATATCAACACCTTAGGTGATCAATATTACTTTAATATTAATAAAGTAATGATTGTAGGAATAGGTATTGGTATTATATTGGTTAAACCACTAGATTTAACAACTGACCATGACTATTTCGCACTTTCCATAAGTAAAATAGCTAGTATCGAAAAATATAAAGAAAAAAGAGGGTTGACATCAGAGATGTAA
- a CDS encoding carbohydrate kinase family protein yields the protein MKKVLIIGGTTLDSIIYLEKLPEPEPQTIHYADFNEALGSTGAGKALNLTKLNVDNTLHSIIGNDIYGDRIRKGLEEREVKFIYDIDSKGTERHVNLMDPNGQRISIFITQSSVDLSLDMERLETYIKECDLVVLNIVGYTKQLIPLIKKYNKPVWTDLHDYNFGNPYHQDYIQIADYIFVSSDNMSDYKPIMEKWIVEDGKELVVCTHGKKGSTALTKERKWIETPIVDDYQFKDANGAGDSFFSGFLYGFLKEKSIKDCLQLGTICAGLCITSNELALENLNEDLLNEEFNKHFR from the coding sequence ATGAAAAAAGTCTTGATTATTGGAGGTACTACTCTAGATTCTATCATTTATTTGGAGAAACTGCCTGAACCAGAGCCCCAAACCATTCACTATGCTGATTTTAATGAAGCATTAGGATCTACTGGCGCTGGAAAAGCTCTGAACTTAACAAAACTCAATGTCGATAATACCCTACATTCCATCATAGGGAATGACATCTATGGTGACCGGATTAGAAAGGGCCTTGAAGAGAGAGAAGTTAAATTCATCTACGATATAGATTCAAAGGGAACTGAAAGGCATGTCAACCTAATGGATCCAAACGGACAAAGGATCTCAATTTTCATAACTCAGTCATCTGTTGACTTATCGTTAGATATGGAACGACTAGAGACGTATATTAAAGAATGTGATCTAGTAGTGTTAAATATCGTTGGATATACAAAGCAACTTATTCCATTGATTAAAAAGTACAATAAACCAGTTTGGACAGATCTACATGATTATAATTTTGGTAATCCATATCACCAAGATTATATCCAAATAGCTGATTATATTTTTGTAAGTTCAGACAATATGAGTGACTATAAGCCTATTATGGAAAAGTGGATAGTAGAAGATGGTAAAGAACTTGTAGTATGCACTCATGGGAAGAAGGGATCAACAGCTTTGACTAAGGAGCGAAAATGGATTGAGACACCCATTGTTGATGATTATCAATTTAAAGATGCTAACGGTGCAGGAGATAGCTTCTTCTCAGGTTTTTTGTATGGCTTCCTAAAGGAAAAATCGATAAAGGATTGCTTACAACTAGGTACAATTTGTGCAGGGCTTTGCATCACATCAAATGAACTTGCATTGGAAAATTTAAATGAAGATTTATTGAACGAAGAATTCAATAAGCATTTTAGATAA
- a CDS encoding serine/threonine protein kinase, giving the protein MSKQIFGINTRDLIRIGGGKEGAIYMTPDRKVLKVYLYPQRCISEYKILREMEGNKYFPNVFECKGRFMLREYVEGIHFRDYIKENGLSKKLAMTLIDFAEEFDKIGYVDFDGLNKHVLILNDNEIKVIDPVKKRKTKLYVYLIRDLNKLGVLNDFIDILRKKRPDLALKWIKNNKPKI; this is encoded by the coding sequence GTGAGTAAACAGATTTTTGGAATAAATACGAGGGATTTGATAAGAATAGGTGGTGGAAAAGAGGGGGCTATATATATGACACCTGATAGAAAGGTTTTAAAGGTATATCTTTACCCACAACGATGCATATCAGAGTATAAAATACTTAGGGAAATGGAAGGCAATAAATACTTTCCTAATGTTTTTGAATGTAAGGGAAGATTCATGTTAAGGGAGTATGTTGAAGGAATTCATTTTAGAGATTATATTAAAGAGAATGGACTTTCAAAAAAATTAGCTATGACATTAATAGATTTTGCTGAGGAGTTTGATAAGATAGGTTATGTAGATTTCGATGGTTTAAATAAACATGTCTTAATACTTAATGATAATGAGATCAAGGTTATTGATCCCGTTAAAAAGAGAAAAACTAAATTATATGTTTATTTAATAAGAGATTTAAATAAATTAGGTGTACTTAACGATTTTATAGATATTTTAAGAAAGAAACGCCCTGATCTAGCTTTAAAATGGATAAAAAATAATAAGCCTAAAATATAA
- a CDS encoding glycoside hydrolase family 66 protein produces the protein MLIRNVVPDKSQYMMGDQVKLTIDLEGADQYNHTIKLEIQIMKWTNLLDVETLHQDIERDRESMKLQYDLEYSEWQIGGYGIDVILYQGYKKVHQYSLSIDFTYESHHSTRIAMVDAINEEVITHFKQLHINYYFLTTYKFFEKSKNKESGINHLLYLPLKDKWEAHYEERRHWSILDKKHQHKDALDEIINSLEHKLTWLKGTFKRYVVSLVEYINGVVLGVEGMNYEDFRSQFDLVKEISKLNKELFIYRDYYWPIKNYDITEQAALILKVRQPYCTYYQLKNIILEGKYFSHYKPVIIDCQIPKLHSIPHEINSYKLLLATIFSNGGYYLLHRIKKDLLEEIRAYFDFQIRYKDVLFEENVSDVTKIYYRLKDNYGCFENFNYSVAALENKVWLIIKEGRGFLSISLINLYNNSNNWTEKKNAIHKLKNLKFNLPIDFRVDTVFLASPDKKLGQPIQLNFEIQKVDKKDVLIFKDDLLNFWDLIVITKKIEVQ, from the coding sequence TTGCTTATTAGGAATGTAGTACCCGATAAAAGCCAATATATGATGGGAGATCAGGTTAAGCTTACAATTGATTTAGAAGGTGCTGATCAGTATAATCATACCATTAAACTCGAGATACAGATAATGAAGTGGACCAACCTTTTAGATGTAGAAACATTACACCAAGACATTGAAAGAGATAGGGAATCCATGAAGCTGCAATATGATCTAGAGTATAGTGAGTGGCAAATAGGAGGTTATGGTATTGATGTAATACTCTATCAAGGATATAAAAAGGTGCATCAGTACTCCTTGTCTATAGATTTTACTTATGAATCTCACCATTCAACGCGTATAGCTATGGTAGATGCAATCAACGAAGAAGTTATTACTCACTTTAAGCAATTGCATATTAATTATTATTTTCTTACAACATATAAATTTTTTGAAAAATCAAAAAATAAAGAAAGCGGTATCAACCATCTTCTCTATTTACCATTAAAAGATAAATGGGAGGCCCACTATGAAGAACGGCGTCATTGGAGTATATTAGATAAAAAGCATCAACATAAAGATGCGCTAGACGAAATAATTAATAGTTTAGAGCATAAGCTTACATGGCTTAAAGGAACATTTAAAAGGTATGTTGTATCCTTAGTCGAATACATCAACGGTGTGGTATTAGGTGTTGAAGGTATGAATTATGAAGATTTTCGTTCGCAATTTGACTTAGTCAAGGAAATTAGTAAGTTGAACAAGGAATTATTTATTTATAGAGATTACTATTGGCCTATCAAGAATTATGATATAACAGAGCAGGCTGCTCTTATTTTAAAAGTTCGCCAACCTTACTGTACATATTATCAACTAAAGAATATTATTCTAGAGGGAAAGTACTTTAGTCATTATAAGCCTGTTATTATTGATTGCCAAATACCTAAGTTACATAGCATACCACATGAGATAAACAGTTATAAATTACTACTAGCTACCATATTCTCTAATGGTGGATATTATCTTCTGCATCGTATTAAAAAGGATCTTTTAGAGGAAATAAGAGCTTATTTTGATTTTCAAATACGATACAAGGACGTTCTTTTTGAAGAGAATGTGAGTGATGTAACAAAAATCTATTATCGTTTAAAGGATAATTATGGATGCTTTGAGAACTTCAACTATAGTGTAGCTGCATTAGAAAATAAAGTGTGGTTAATTATTAAAGAGGGAAGAGGCTTTCTTTCCATTTCCCTTATTAATTTATATAATAATTCAAATAACTGGACAGAGAAAAAAAATGCAATTCATAAATTAAAAAATCTGAAATTTAATTTACCTATTGATTTTCGTGTTGACACTGTTTTTTTAGCATCACCTGATAAAAAATTAGGTCAGCCTATTCAACTGAATTTTGAGATTCAAAAAGTCGATAAAAAGGATGTTCTTATTTTTAAGGATGATCTATTAAATTTTTGGGATTTAATCGTAATCACTAAGAAGATAGAAGTACAGTAA
- a CDS encoding SDR family oxidoreductase yields MADLKDKVAVVTGGGGVLCGAFAKELGRHGIKVAILDLKKEAAEVVAKEINEAGGTAIGVECNVLVKESVEAAEREVAEKLGDCDILINGAGGNHPKGTTSKDYLEVEDIMNPNSDIKTFFDLDEEGIQFVFNLNFIGTLIPSQVFSKKMVNKEGTAILNVSSMNAFSPLTRIPAYSGAKAAVSNFTQWLAVHMSKVGIRVNAIAPGFFLTQQNYRLLLDENDQPTPRCEKILSQTPMDRLGKPEELFGTLMWLIDDKASGFVTGITVPVDGGFSAYSGV; encoded by the coding sequence ATGGCAGATTTAAAAGATAAGGTAGCAGTTGTAACAGGTGGCGGTGGTGTCTTATGCGGTGCTTTTGCTAAAGAATTAGGTCGTCATGGTATTAAAGTAGCCATATTAGACTTAAAAAAAGAAGCAGCTGAAGTAGTTGCCAAAGAAATTAATGAAGCTGGTGGTACAGCAATTGGAGTAGAATGTAATGTACTAGTAAAGGAAAGTGTAGAAGCAGCAGAAAGAGAAGTTGCGGAAAAATTAGGGGATTGCGATATTCTTATTAATGGTGCAGGTGGCAACCATCCTAAAGGCACGACTTCAAAAGATTATTTGGAAGTAGAAGATATAATGAATCCAAACAGCGATATCAAGACTTTCTTTGATCTAGATGAAGAAGGCATCCAATTTGTCTTTAATCTAAATTTTATTGGAACCCTCATACCATCACAAGTATTTTCAAAGAAGATGGTGAACAAAGAAGGAACAGCTATTCTAAATGTTTCTTCAATGAATGCATTCTCACCATTAACACGTATTCCGGCATATAGTGGTGCTAAAGCAGCTGTTTCCAACTTTACACAATGGCTGGCTGTTCATATGTCTAAAGTAGGCATACGCGTTAATGCCATTGCTCCAGGTTTCTTCTTAACACAACAAAATTACCGTTTACTGCTTGATGAGAATGATCAACCAACACCTCGTTGTGAAAAGATATTAAGCCAAACACCTATGGATCGCTTAGGTAAACCAGAAGAATTGTTTGGAACATTGATGTGGCTCATCGATGATAAAGCTTCTGGTTTTGTAACAGGGATTACGGTTCCTGTAGATGGAGGATTTAGCGCTTATTCAGGTGTATAG
- the hpt gene encoding hypoxanthine phosphoribosyltransferase: MRNDIDQVLISETDLEKRISELGVEITKDYANKDLLVVGILKGANIFMSDLVRQIDQSIMMDFMVVSSYGTEAVSSGVVKIIKDLDFDIEGKDILIVEDIIDTGLTLSYLKEYLMNRKAASVKICSLLNKPSRRVNHVTIDYLGFEVPDEFIIGYGIDYAEHYRNLPFIGTLKRSVYEK, from the coding sequence ATGAGAAATGATATAGACCAAGTTTTAATATCTGAAACTGATCTTGAAAAAAGAATAAGTGAATTAGGCGTTGAAATTACAAAAGATTATGCTAATAAAGACCTATTAGTTGTGGGTATTTTAAAAGGTGCTAATATATTTATGAGTGATCTGGTAAGACAAATTGATCAATCCATTATGATGGATTTTATGGTTGTTTCTAGTTATGGAACAGAAGCTGTCAGCAGTGGTGTCGTTAAGATCATTAAAGATTTAGATTTTGATATCGAAGGTAAAGATATTTTAATCGTTGAAGATATCATTGATACAGGCTTAACTCTATCTTACCTAAAAGAATATTTAATGAATCGTAAAGCTGCCTCAGTAAAAATTTGCTCATTACTTAATAAACCTTCAAGAAGAGTCAATCATGTAACAATCGATTATCTTGGCTTCGAAGTACCTGATGAATTTATTATCGGCTATGGTATTGATTATGCAGAACATTATCGAAATCTTCCATTTATCGGAACATTAAAAAGAAGTGTTTATGAAAAATAA
- a CDS encoding DUF4489 domain-containing protein, producing the protein MSDYKEMERDYDSDRGRDCRDCVRCRRPGHPLPKPILFECGTGSGFSMSDGGPTTIACLANTERALGTVVLDTTCLCQPKCMIQFSSNVHFVPDNGSGEVELLFQLFRSCDGGQELQLDSWTFKIDDEGDIFSQTFSFFYCDCNSCPGCCTYSIRCKPCVVDDCSICVNDCHIAGFAREGCS; encoded by the coding sequence ATGTCAGATTATAAAGAAATGGAAAGAGACTATGACAGTGATAGAGGCCGAGATTGTAGAGATTGTGTTCGCTGTAGACGACCAGGTCACCCTCTACCTAAACCAATTTTATTTGAATGTGGTACTGGTAGTGGTTTCTCAATGTCCGATGGTGGTCCTACAACAATTGCCTGTTTAGCTAATACTGAAAGAGCATTAGGAACAGTTGTTCTTGATACTACATGCTTATGTCAACCTAAATGTATGATCCAATTTTCAAGTAACGTTCATTTTGTTCCAGATAATGGATCAGGAGAGGTTGAACTGTTATTCCAATTGTTCAGATCATGTGATGGTGGTCAGGAGCTTCAATTAGATAGTTGGACTTTTAAAATTGACGACGAAGGCGATATTTTTTCTCAAACATTTAGCTTTTTCTATTGCGATTGTAATTCTTGCCCAGGATGCTGCACTTATTCTATAAGATGTAAACCTTGTGTAGTAGATGATTGTTCTATTTGCGTTAATGATTGTCATATTGCTGGATTTGCTAGAGAAGGATGTAGCTAA
- a CDS encoding DUF4489 domain-containing protein yields the protein MANGYYTGFLEYKNLDMEKTYNYTKPKPIILECGTCNEYSFTTESSILFMTNPHQVCMPIALGNVSIDTKCLCRPKVKIDFSCNVHFVELDMTGYVQIEFLLYRMFNFKQEILIGSWFFREVIESAQTFNIFYCDTNVFPECYQYSIRCKIIDMDASNINITNCHIAALAQSGCD from the coding sequence GTGGCTAATGGTTATTATACAGGGTTTTTAGAATATAAAAACCTTGACATGGAAAAAACTTATAATTATACCAAGCCAAAACCAATTATTTTGGAATGTGGTACATGTAATGAATATTCTTTTACAACTGAAAGTAGTATTCTTTTCATGACAAATCCCCACCAAGTATGTATGCCAATAGCACTTGGTAACGTAAGCATTGACACAAAGTGTCTATGCAGACCTAAAGTTAAAATTGATTTTTCATGTAATGTCCATTTTGTGGAACTTGATATGACGGGGTATGTGCAAATAGAATTTCTGTTATATAGGATGTTTAATTTTAAACAAGAAATTCTTATTGGTTCTTGGTTTTTCAGAGAGGTTATTGAATCAGCTCAAACCTTCAATATTTTTTACTGTGATACGAATGTATTTCCAGAGTGCTACCAATATTCTATAAGATGCAAAATTATTGATATGGATGCATCTAATATCAATATTACCAATTGTCATATTGCAGCATTAGCACAATCAGGATGTGATTGA
- a CDS encoding DUF4349 domain-containing protein, whose protein sequence is MKKIISLFVLVVMLLMVVSGCSSKESQDSVANEAAYDRGATTAQKSDEVKLTFGEATGYTSQEEAKEEPKEESATSDNSDGQEENTEKSLGDEPKLIITRYYDIETLDYERSTQFIEEQVKHLDGYIEHSEIEGGSINNQYGYRSAYYKVRIPKGKEDVFVERLGDIGVITNKREEAEDVTLEYYDMESRLHTKEVQQERLLAILDEADDLEAIIKLEKELAEVTYEIDSMTSQLKRWDNLIDYTTLYISLHEVQEVTEVVFNPSLGDKISKTFQGSIEALKSLAEGLLLLTVGAIPFIIILGILAAFIIPIWKKNRKKIHLNKKKDDEE, encoded by the coding sequence TTGAAAAAGATAATAAGTTTATTTGTTTTAGTTGTGATGTTGTTGATGGTTGTATCAGGGTGTTCATCTAAGGAATCACAAGATTCAGTTGCAAATGAAGCAGCCTATGATAGAGGAGCAACAACTGCTCAAAAAAGTGATGAGGTTAAACTAACCTTTGGTGAGGCGACAGGATATACATCCCAAGAAGAGGCTAAAGAAGAGCCAAAAGAAGAAAGTGCAACATCTGATAATTCAGATGGGCAAGAAGAAAATACTGAGAAGTCCCTTGGTGATGAACCAAAGCTGATTATAACAAGATATTATGATATTGAAACATTAGACTATGAAAGAAGTACTCAATTTATTGAGGAGCAGGTAAAGCATCTAGACGGTTATATCGAGCACTCAGAGATTGAAGGCGGAAGTATAAATAATCAATACGGTTATCGTTCAGCTTATTATAAAGTACGTATACCTAAGGGAAAAGAAGATGTATTTGTTGAACGCCTTGGGGATATTGGAGTCATAACGAATAAGCGAGAAGAAGCAGAAGATGTGACCTTGGAATATTACGATATGGAATCACGCTTGCATACAAAAGAAGTGCAACAAGAAAGATTACTAGCCATATTAGATGAGGCAGATGATCTTGAAGCGATTATTAAGTTAGAAAAGGAACTTGCCGAAGTTACCTATGAAATTGACTCAATGACTAGCCAATTAAAACGTTGGGATAATCTTATTGATTATACAACACTTTATATAAGTTTACATGAAGTTCAAGAAGTAACAGAGGTCGTTTTCAACCCTAGTTTAGGTGATAAAATCTCTAAAACCTTCCAAGGCTCCATTGAGGCTTTAAAGAGCCTGGCAGAAGGATTACTATTATTAACAGTTGGAGCCATTCCGTTTATTATTATTTTAGGTATACTTGCAGCATTCATCATACCAATATGGAAAAAGAACCGAAAAAAAATACATCTTAATAAGAAGAAAGACGATGAAGAATAA
- a CDS encoding O-acetylhomoserine aminocarboxypropyltransferase/cysteine synthase family protein, which yields MKKELKFDTLQVHAGQNPDPTTGSRAVPLYQTTAYVFDNSEHASKLFALEEAGNIYTRIMNPTTAVLEERVAALEGGKAALAVSSGSSAVTYAILAICQHGDHIVAANTLYGGTYNLFANTLPRFGITTEFVDPADPKNFANAITSQTKAIFIESIGNPNANVVDIDKIAQVAQEHHLPLIVDNTFATPYLLRPLEHGANIVVHSATKFMGGHGTSIGGVIVDGGNFDWGKDKKFPLLSEPEPGYHGLVFSDIVPELAFITRARVTLLRDTGAAISPFNAFLILQGLETLSLRMEKHINNAKAIAEFLDTHTKIESVHYPNLPNSPFKDLAERYFPKGAGAVFTFNIKGTKEDCTKFIDNVQLFSHLANVGDAKSLIIHPASTTHQQLSEEQQRSSGITPSLIRTSIGIEDVDDLIADLNQALESI from the coding sequence ATGAAAAAAGAATTGAAATTTGATACATTACAAGTCCATGCTGGTCAAAATCCTGATCCAACAACAGGTTCTCGTGCAGTTCCTCTTTATCAAACTACAGCTTATGTATTTGATAACTCTGAACATGCAAGCAAATTATTTGCTTTAGAAGAAGCTGGTAACATCTATACAAGAATCATGAATCCAACTACAGCTGTTCTTGAAGAAAGAGTCGCTGCTTTAGAAGGTGGAAAGGCTGCTTTAGCCGTATCATCAGGGTCTTCAGCTGTTACCTATGCAATACTTGCTATCTGCCAACATGGTGATCATATTGTTGCTGCAAACACATTATATGGTGGTACATATAATCTATTTGCTAATACCCTACCACGTTTTGGTATTACAACGGAATTTGTTGATCCAGCTGACCCCAAAAACTTTGCTAATGCAATAACATCACAAACAAAAGCCATTTTTATTGAATCCATCGGTAACCCCAATGCTAATGTGGTGGATATTGATAAGATTGCTCAAGTAGCTCAAGAACATCATTTACCTTTAATAGTTGATAATACCTTTGCTACCCCTTATTTATTGCGTCCGCTGGAACACGGAGCTAATATTGTTGTTCATTCTGCAACAAAATTTATGGGAGGACATGGTACTTCTATTGGTGGTGTTATCGTTGATGGTGGTAATTTTGATTGGGGTAAAGACAAAAAATTCCCTCTACTATCAGAGCCAGAACCCGGTTATCATGGCCTAGTCTTTAGCGATATTGTTCCTGAGTTGGCCTTTATAACCAGAGCTAGAGTAACCTTATTAAGAGATACTGGTGCAGCTATTAGCCCATTTAATGCATTCCTTATACTACAAGGTCTGGAGACTTTATCTCTTAGGATGGAAAAACATATTAACAACGCAAAAGCCATTGCAGAATTTTTAGACACACACACTAAAATTGAAAGCGTTCATTATCCTAACTTACCAAACAGTCCTTTTAAGGATCTAGCAGAACGCTATTTTCCAAAAGGAGCTGGTGCAGTATTTACCTTCAATATTAAAGGTACTAAAGAGGATTGTACCAAGTTTATTGATAACGTACAGCTTTTCTCACACTTAGCTAATGTTGGGGATGCTAAGTCCTTAATCATTCATCCTGCTTCTACAACCCATCAGCAATTATCTGAGGAGCAACAAAGAAGTTCTGGAATAACCCCATCATTGATTCGGACTTCTATTGGTATTGAAGATGTTGATGATCTAATAGCTGATCTTAATCAGGCATTAGAGAGTATTTAA